Within the Sulfurospirillum barnesii SES-3 genome, the region TCAAAAAACCACTGAGCAAATACGGTCGCAAAAGTGGCACATAAACGTTAAAAATGCGTCCCCATTCGCTTGTTCCAAAAACAGTGGTCGCATCATCAATGCTTTTGTCTATCTTACTAAACCCGTTTTCAACCGAGCCAATGCTAGCGGCAAAATAACGGCTCAAATAGGCAAATATCAGCGCAAAAAAAGAGCCTCCAAGAATGACTTTACCCACACTTTGGTCAATAAAATTGGTAAACAATAAAATGCCAATACCAACAATCGCACCAGGAATGGAGTAGCCTAGTATCGAGAGTTTATGGCTAAAAGTACCCAAGGTGCTGGGGTAAAAACGTGAAGCATACACCATGATAAAGGCTAAAGCAATAATCAGCAAAGAGGAGAGGACATTGAGGCTAAGGGTATGGTAGAGATAGCCCAAAGCACTCCAATCCAGTGTGTTAAAATCAAGATAAAACCAGTACAAAAGCACACCTGTGGGAATGAAAAGGCTCACCGTACCAATCAAAAAGGAAAGCCCAAACGCTAGGGCATTGTGCCAACCTTTGAGCTGAACTTTAGGCGCTTTTTGACTGCTGTGCGTGGCGCTGATAAAACGAATTTTGGCTCTAAGACGTGCTTCGCCAAACATCATCGCAAACACAACCACGAGCAGTATCATCGCAAGGTTAATCGCCTCACCCAAATTGCCATAGCCAAACCAGCTCTTGAAAATGCCCACACTAAAGGTGTCAACACCAAAGTAGGCTACCGTTCCATAATCACTAAGCACTTCCATCATGGCAAGCACAAGTCCCGCAAAAATGGCAGGGTACGCTAAGGGGAGATACACCGTGAAAAAGGCTTTGAAAAAGAAAAGCTGTTTGAGTGAAACGAGTTCGACCACCGTTGAAGAGAGTGAAGCAAAAGAGACTCGTGCTAAGATAAAGACGTATGGGAACATCGCAAACGAGAGAATTGCCGTAACACCGTAAATATTTAAGATGTCAAGTTTAATTTTGGGCTGAAAGAGAAGCGTGGCTAAGATGCCATGAAACTCAAAAAATCCCACATAGGTGTACCCTAAGATGTAGGCGGGGAAAGCTAAAGGAAGCACAAAAATGAGGCTAAAAAAACGACTCCCAAAATACACAAAACGTGCACTCATAAACGCTGTACTGATGCCTAAAAGAAGTACTAAAAACGCTGTTCCTACAAGAACAAAGCTTGTATGGTATGTGTAACGTACCAGCTCAGATGCGTTGATGTTTCTCATAAAAAAATCATTCTGAGCAATAAAATAAAGGACAAGACAAACAATAGGAAGAGCGATGACCAGCCCCAAAAAAGGGGCTAGTAAGTATTTAAATTTTTGCATTATCGCCAATTTGCCTTTGTTGCAATTTCAACGGCTTTTTTGGTGTATTTTCCCACGTCCCCAAGAGGCAGTGTGTCTTCTTTAAACACTCCAAAGGTTGCGACGGTACCAGAAGCTTTAACCGCAGGATTAACAGGGTACTCATGGTTCGCTTCGGCAAAGAGGGTTTGCGCCTCAACACTGCTTAAAAACTCAATAAGCTTCATGGCATTCTCTTTGTTTTTAGCATACTTTGTCACACCCGCTCCACTGATGTTAATGTGCGTACCTTCTGCTTTTTGAGCAGGGAAAAAGAGCTTAACACTTTTTGCGATTTCAACATCTTTGGGGTCTTTACTGTTCAGCATGATGCCTAAATAGTAGGTATTCACAATCGCCAAATCCCCCTCACCACTTGCCACGGCTTTGATTTGGTCTCTATCGTTCCCTTTAGGCTCTCTGGCAAAATTAGCAACCAATCCTTTGGCAAATTCCAGCGCTTTGGCTTCACCGTGATTGGCGATAATAGAGGCTAAAAGCGATTTATTGTACGAGTTAGAAGAGCTACGGGTAAGCAATTTAGCTTTAAATTTAGGATCACTTAAATCAAGGTAACTTCCTAGCTCTTTTTCAGAGAGTTTTTCAGGATTGTAGACAAAAATACGTGCTCGTTTCGTAAGAGCAAACCACTCATTTTCACCGTCTCGTAAATGCTCAGGAATGTTTACATGTAAAATTTTAGAGTCAACTTTTTGGAGCAACCCCTCCTCTTTGGCTTCGTATAAATTACCAACATCAGAGGTAATGAGCACATCAGCAGGGCTGTTGGCTCCTTCAATTTTCAACTTTGTAACCAACTCTTCTGCCTTTGCCGTAATGACATTGACCTTAACGCCACTTTTTTCTTCAAACGCTTTAAAAAGCGCTTTGTCGCTGTCGTAATGGCGATGGGAATAGACATTGACCTCACTGGCAAGCGCCATGCTTGAAGCAACGCTAAGCCCTAAAAATAGCTTAAATAGACTCGATGAAACACGCATCATTCTTCTCCTTGTTTGATTATTTTGTGGCAGTCTAATATAAAAAACTTTTAATAAATCATAATAACTATTATCAATTAAAAAGTTTAAGCCTTTTTCTTTTTATCGCCATACAATACCCTGCTGTTTTAATCTTGAGTATTTTAATAATTTTACTTGACAATAGAGAAGTAAAATGCTATTATTCTGAAAATTTAAGCAGGAGCACGTATGGTAGAGCATAAGAAGCGAAGCATTGTTAAAGCGATTTCATGGAGAACACTAGGAACGCTCGATACAATGCTAATTAGTTTTATCGTCACTGGTAGTCCGCTTGCTGCTGTTTCTATCGGTGCTTTTGAGCTCATAACCAAAACAGCTTTGTACTATTTTCACGAACGTGCATGGAATAAAATTGATTTTGGAAGAGAAAAAGAACAACCCGAGTATCAAATATGAATCAGAGCTATGAACTTAAAATCACCGAAGCGTTGCACATGCTTCACACGTTAATTGGCGAGAAACATCTCAACGTCACGTTGGCATTTAGCCACCAAAGTGAAGATGCGATTGCCCTCTCTTTGGCGCAAAAAGCAGGCATTGATTTTCGTGTTTTTACCCTTGATACGCACAAACTTTTTGAGGAGTCTTTGGCGTATGAAAAAGAAGTCGAAGCTTTTTTTGGCATCAAAATTGAGCGCTTTAGCGCAGAGGATGCAACCATCAAAGCGTTAGAAGAAAGCGTGGGAGAGTATGGCATTTTTGATGACATTAATCTTCGCAAAGAGTGTTGTCGTGTACGAAAAATACTCCCTTTACACGAGGCGTTAAAAGGGTATCAATGCTGGATAAGTGGCATTCGAAGTGCTCAGTCCATCACCCGAGCCAATACCCCTTTGATGGAGTATGATGAAAATTTTAAGCTCTTAAAATTTAATCCTTTAGCACACTTTAGTGATGAAGATGTAGAGCGTTACATGCAAGAACACGCCATTCCTAAAAATGGCTTGTACGCCAAAGGTTTTAAAAGCATCGGCTGTCAACCCTGTACACGTGCCCTCCGTGATGGCGAAGACATCAGAGCGGGACGTTGGTGGTGGGAAAACCCTGAACATAAAGAGTGCGGATTGCATTTACATAAAAATTAATACTACTTTGAGTACATCAAAGTAAAAGCGAAGCGTGGGCTTGCCGCCGAGGCAAACTTAGCATTAGCGTAGCCACAAGGAGCTTTGCTCTGTTGGCGTTATTAAAGTTCAAAAGCGTAGTATCACGAGCTTTGCTTGTGATACGTATTAAAAAATCAATTAAGGATTTTACTAATGAACCATTTAGACAGACTCGAAGCACAGAGTGTTTACATTTTACGTGAAGCGTATCGAAGCTTCCCAAATCTTGCCATGCTTTGGAGTATTGGTAAAGATAGCACCGTACTTTTATGGTTGACACGAAAAGCATTTTTTGGACACGTTCCCTACCCGTTGGTGCACATTGATACGGCGTTTAAAGTGCCCGAGATGATTCGCTACCGTGATGAAATTGCCATTCAATGGGATTTAAACTTGGTCGTGGGACAAAATAAAGAAGCCCTAGCCAAAGGCGAAACGTTTGTGAACGGATTAGACCGCCTTAGTTGCTGTAAAAAACTCAAAAGCGATGCGCTCAAGTACACCTTAGATGGCACATGGGCACGCCGTAAATGGAACCCGTATAAAAAAGAGTGGGAAGAAGAATTAAACGGTGCTCCTTACACAGGTGTCATCGTAGGTGTCAGGGCGGATGAAGAGGGAAGTCGTTCTAAAGAGCGTGTTTTCTCAGCCCGTGATGAAAAGAGTGAGTGGGATGCCAGTACGCAACCCCCAGAGCTTTGGAATCAGTACAAAACGGACTTTGCACCAGGCACTCACGTGCGCATTCACCCACTTTTAGAGTGGACGGAGCTTAATATTTGGGAGTACATTCAAAGGGAAAATATCCCTATTATTGATTTGTATTTTAACAAAGGAGACGGCAAACGTTACCGCTCTTTGGGCTGTTTTCCATGTACGGCACCAGTCGATTCTGAGGCGACGAACCCTCAAGAGATTATTGAAGAGCTAACTTCTGGGAAGTTTAAAGATATTGCGGAACGCTCAGGCAGAGCGCAAGATAAAGACGGTGGTGGAACACTAGAAGCCCTTAGAAAAGAAGGATACATGTAATGCAAAGACTCAATATTGTCATCACAGGACACGTCGATCACGGCAAAAGCACACTCATCGGACGGCTTCTTGCCGATACCGACTCATTGCCACAAGGAAAACTAGAGAGTGTGAAAAAGATGTGTGAAAACAATGCACGTCCGTTTGAGTACGCCTTCTTGCTTGATGCCTTAGCCGATGAGCAAAAGCAAGGCATCACGATTGATAGTGCACGTGTTTTTTTTCAAAGTCAAAAACGAGAGTACATCATCATTGACGCTCCTGGGCACATCGAATTTTTGAAAAACATGATCAGCGGTGCTTCACGTGCGGAGGCGGCTTTGCTTCTTATTGATGCTAAAGAGGGTGTGGCAGAGAACTCCAAACGCCATGGCATGTTGCTCTCCCTTTTAGGCATCAAGCAAATTGCTGTTGTGGTCAATAAGATGGATTTGGTGGACTTTAGCGAGATTGCTTTTACCAAACTCAAAGTGGAGTACACCGAATATTTAGAAACCCTTGGTGTTAAGGCGGAGATTTTTATCCCTATCAGCGCTCGTGGTGGCGTCAACTTGATTGAACATGCCCCGCAAACACCGTGGTATAAAGGCAAAACGGTTCTTGAAGTGTTAGATAGCTTTGAGAGCATTGAAGAAAAAGAGGCAGAGCATTTTAGAATGCCTCTGCAAGATGTCTACAAGTTTACCCGTGACAACGATGATAGGCGTATTTACGCAGGAACGGTGAGTAGTGGTGAATTACATGTAAACGATGAAGTCATCTTTTACCCTTCGCTCAAACGCTCACGTGTGGCGAGTATTGAGAGTTTTAACACAGAAGTGAAAACCAGTGTTAAAGAGAGTGAGGCGGTGGGATTTACCCTTCAAACTCAAATTTATGTGAAAAACGGTGAAGTGGTCGCCAGAGCAGACCAGAGTGCACCAAAGGTGAGTAACCGTTTTGAGGCGAATCTTTTTTGGCTAGGGGCACGACCGTTGGAGCTCAATAAGCCCTATAAAATCAAGATAGGCTCAGCGCAAAGTACGATTTATCTTGAAGAGATTAAACGGGTGATTGATGGCGACACACTTGATAGCGATGATGAACCCCATGTCTCACGCCATGAAGCAGCGTGTGTCATCTTTAGGGTGCATGACCTTTTGGCGATGGAACTTTTTTGCGACAACCAAAAGCTGGGGCGTTTTGTCATTGTTGATGAGTTTGACATTGCAGGCGGGGGCATCATCACCGAAGTGTTGGAACAATACACAACAAGACGAACCAAAGCGTTACATGTAAGCGATGTTTTGGTCGACAAAGCGAGTACTAGTGCTGAGTTTGAAGAGGAGCTTTTTGCGCTTCTTCGTAAACATTTTCCACACCAATTTAACTAAGGATAGTCAATGAAACTTATAATTAACGGCGAAACAAAAGAGATAAAAGAGGCTATTAGCTTGCCAGAATTACTCATTATTGAAAATGTTGAACAACCTGACATGGTTTCGGTACAACTCAACGATGAATTTGTAAGACAAGACGAACACAAAAGTGTTGTGCTTAAAGAGGGTGATGAGATTAACTTTTTATACTTCATGGGAGGTGGCGCATGAGAGAGTTTAGCGATGAGGAATTAGAGCGTTATTCACGTCACATTATCTTACAAGATGTGGGTATTGAAGGGCAAGAGAAAATTGCCAATTCTAAAGTTTTAGTCATTGGTGCAGGCGGACTTGGCTCTCCTGTGGCACTCTACTTAGCCGCTGCGGGTGTGGGAGAAATTGGCATCGTCGATGGCGACGTGGTGGATTTAAGCAATCTTCAGCGTCAAGTCATTCACACCACAGCCGATGTAAACGTACCCAAAGTGCTCTCCGCCAAAGCGAAGATGGAAGCGATTAACCCCAATGTGAAAGTCACGGTCTATCAAAAATTTTTAGACGCTTCCAACATTTTGGACATTGTGAAAGGCTATGATTTTGTTATCGATGGAACGGACAATTTTTCATCAAAGTTTTTGATTAATGATGCGTGTGTTTTGGCAAACGTGCCCTATTCTCACGGTGGTATTTTACGTTTTGGTGGACAAACCATGACGATTAAACCCAACGAGAGTGCATGTTACGCATGTGTGTTTGATAGCCCACCACCAGCCAATGCCATTCCAACGTGTTCGAGTGCAGGTATCTTAGGCGCAGTTGCTGGAATGCTAGGAACCATTCAAGCCGCAGAAGCGCTGAAATACATCGTGGGTGTGGGTGAGCCGTTGTACAACAGACTTTTAAGTTTTGATGCAAAAACCATGAACTTTAGAAACGTCAATTTTAAGAAAAATCCAAAGTGTCGGGTGTGCGGTGAGCATGGAATAAAGGAAATTAAAGACTATGAAGCCGTGGTCTGTGAGGCAAAATTATGATAAAAATTCCACAAAGTGCGTACAACGAGATGGTTCTCCACGCACTCAAAGACAACCCCATTGAAGCGTGTGGTTATTTAGCAGGGATTAATGGCGAAGTGAAGTATGCGATTCCTATGAGAAACACCGATGAAAGCAACGAACACTTTAGCTTTGACCCACAGGAGCAATTTGATGCCTTTAAAAAGACGCAAAAAGAGGGGCTTCGCTTAATCGGTGTGTACCATTCACATCCTGAAACCCCCGCACGCCCAAGCGAGGAAGACATTCGTTTGGCGTTTGATCCTAATGTGAGTTATGTCATTATCTCACTGGCAGGGATAGAGCCTGATGTGAAGTCATTTTTGATTAAAAATAAAACGGTTGAAATTGAAGAAATTGAAATTATTTTAGAGGTGTGATGAAGTCGCATAAAAGAGAACACAAAGCGATTTTTTTATTAAAAAGCACCAAGGGTGCGTGGGCACTCTGCCGAAGAGAACGCAGTGTTAGCGTAGTTTTTGAAGCTTTGCTTTAAAAACGTGTTAAGAGTTCTACAAGAACTCTCTAATGTAACAATAAGGAGTTACGATTATGAGCAGATACGAAATCCCCCAAATGGTCTATGATGACCTTGCCACATTTAAAAAAAACCATGCTGATTTTTTAGCAGGCACACTCGATGAGCTGACCTTTAAAACCATGCGTGTCCCTTTTGGTGTCTATGAGCAACGTGCCGCCAATACCTTTATGGTGCGCATTAAACTAGCAGGTGGTATCCTAACACCTAAACAACTGTTGACTTTAGCGGATTTAGCCCAAAAGTACGCACATGAAGCCATTCACATCACCACCCGTGGTGGCGCACAGCTGCATTATGTCAAAATCGAAGATATTATCAGTATTATCGAAACCCTGCACAGTATTGATTTAAGCGGCAGAGGTGGCGGAGGAAATACCGTGCGTAACGTGATGGCTGACCCACTTGCAGGCACAGCGCAAGATGAAGTCTTTGATGTCTCTCCTTACGCTCTTGCGATGACCTCTAAAATGTTAGAGCAAAAAGATTCATTCGCACTTCCACGAAAATTTAAAATCACGTTTAGTGGTTCTGAGGCAGACCGTGGTTATGCAACCATCCATGACGTAGGCTTTATCGCTAAAATTCACGGTGGCATCAAAGGCTTTAAGCTCTTCACCGCTGGTGGTATGGGTGCGAAGTCTCGCTTAGGAACACTGTTGCGTGAGTTTGTACCCGACACCGAAGTTTTTTTATACTCGCAAGCCATCAAACAAGTGTTTGACAAATACGGCAACCGCAAAAACAAACATGCCGCACGCCTTCGCTTTTTATTTGAAGATTTGGGTCTTGAAGAATTTAACACACTTTTAGAAGTGGAACTAAATGACCTTAGAGCTAAGGGCGATTGGGAGATGCCCATCACTGAAATCGAGCGAACGGTGGGTGACACCACGCATGAGCCATTTAGCGTTCCTACAAACATTCAAAAATGGTGGAATCGTTACGTTTACGCCCAAAAACAAGCAGGGCTTTATGGCTGTAAAGTGCCTGTGCATTTGGGTGATATTCACTTTGAAAACGCACGCAACCTTGCCAATGCACTTTTACCCTTTGGTGAAGATGTGCTTCGTTTTACAGGCGATCAAAACCTTTACATTCGCAACCTCACAGCGCCTCAAATGGCAAGTTTGCACGACATCTTGCAAAAATTTTCTGTGGAAGTCTCTAAACCAACGCTCTTTGGCGATATGGTCGCATGTACGGGAGCGGCAACCTGTCAGCTTGGCATCGCGCGTCCTCGTGGCGCGGTGGATGCGATTCAAAAACGTCTCAATAAACTCATCGATGAGCGTGACTATGACGCCCTTCAAGGCTTTAAGATTCATTTATCGGGTTGCCCAAACAGTTGTGGCAAACACCTCATCGGCGATCTTGGATTTTTCGGAAAAGTCCAACGCAATGAGGGCTACTCCTACCCTGCCTACAACGTCGTAGCAGGTTCACGCACCCATGGCGATGGAAGTGTGTACGCCCAAAAAGCAGGTGATGTTGCAGCCTTTCATGTTCCTGCTTTTGTGGAAGAAGTTTTGGATACATGGCTTTTACATGTAAAGGCTTATGAGAGTTTTGCAGACTGGATTGACGATGGTGGATTAGCAATTATTACCGAAATCAGTAAAAAATACGTCGATATTCCTTCGTTCAAAGAGGATAAAAACCCTTACTTTGACTACGACGCGGTTGAACTCTTCTCACTCAAAGGTCGAGGAACAGGTGAGTGTAGTGCAGGTATGTATGACCTTATCGAAGCCGATAAAAAAGCACTTAAAGAAGCACTTGAGAAAGAGGAAAAAGACTATGAGTTGATTCGTCTTTTAGCCGCTCGTATGCTACTCGTCACACGTGGAGAGGATGCACGTGATAAAGCAGGTGTGCTTAAAGCCTTCAAAACCCATTTTATCGACACCACGCTTCTTAATGCTTACTTTGGCACCATGCTAGAAGGCGATGCGGATGAAAAATCAATCGAACTTGCCGAAGAGGTGATGAAGCTTTACGAAAGCATGGATCATACGCTAAAATTTGCCAAAGAAAAAGAGTTGGCGGCAAGTGCACAAGCGCAACCTGAAAAATCAGCCCACTTTAAAGACTTAAGCGGCGTGGCATGTCCGATGAACTTTGTCAAAACCAAAATGGAGCTTTCAAAAATGAAGAGCGGTGAAATTTTAGAAATTTTATTGGATGATGGCGCACCCATTGATAACGTGCCAAAATCGGTCTCAAGTGAGGGACACACGGTAGAAGCCACCACAAAAGAGGGCAAGGGTTGGCGTGTAAGGATTGTCAAAAAATGAGAACGCTTGGCATCGCACTTAAGCCCAAAAAAACGCTTCTCATTGGTGCGGGAAAAGTAGCGGCGCAAAAATCTAAAGTGCTTGATAGTCTTGATTTTCCACACGACATCATCGCACAAGAGGTTTTGGACGACTACTTTGCATCCAAAACCTTTACATGTAAAGCCTTTGAAGATGCTGACGCCATAGGTTATGAGGTGATTATTGATGCCACAGGCAATGAAGCGGTAACCTCTCGTCTAGTTGCACTCAAACCCCTGCATCACTTTTGGCTCAACGTGGTAGATGTGCCAGAGCTGTGCGATTTTTACTTTAGCGCACTCACCCAACGAGATGACATTCAAGTCGCCATCAGTAGCGGTGGCAGTTCGCCCAGCTTAGCGCAAGTCATTCGTGATAAAGTAGAGCGCATTTTACCCCGTAACCTAGGCTCTTTGATTGAGCGCCTCAAACGTGAGCGTCAACAACCTGAGCGTGATTTGGCAAGGCTTCGTGGCATTGCCAAAGAGGGTGTGGGAAAAGTGTTTCTCATCGGATGTGGCACAGGCTACGTAGGCAATCTCACCCTCGATGCCCTAAATGCCTTTGAACTGCTCGATGTTGCCCTTGTAGATGCGTTGGTTTCAGAAGAAATCCGTGCCCTCATTCCACTTACATGTAACGTCGTTGATGTGAGTAAAAAGAAGGGATTTCATTCCAAAACGCAAGAGGAGATTAACGCTCTTTTGGTAGGATACGCCAAAGAGGGATTGGTGGTAGGACGGCTTAAAGGGGGTGAGCCACTTTTGTTTGGACGTTTGGGAGAAGAGAAGCAAACGCTCAAAGAACACGGCATTGAATTTGAAGTCATAAACGGTGTCAGTTCTGCCTTTCGCTCGTGTACGGTCTCTGGCATTGTGCCGACCATTCGTGATATTTCCAAAGGGGTGAGCATCGTCTCAGCACACCTTAGGGAGAGCCTTTTTAACGATGAGTGGATTACGCTCATTCGCCAACCGCTTCATACCGTCATCGTTTTAATGGCACACAGTTTTGCCAAAAAAATTCAAGACGCTATTGCTAAAGAGGGAATTGATGCGAACACCCCTGCAGCATTTGTCTCAAAAATTGACTTGCCCAATCAAGTCACCATTGTGGGAACTGTGGCAAATTTAGATAAAATGGCTGCTTTATGTTCCACCCCAGCCGTACTGATTATCGGTGAGTGCGTCGCACGTGAGAACATTATCGCTTCTGCAAATAGCGGTAAAATTATTTACATGTAAAGAGGATTCTTATGGGATTTACGACCAAAGCACTGCACAGCAAACCAATTCAAAACGATGTTCATGGCGCAATGCGCTTTCCAATTTATCAAAGCTCCGCCTTTGAATTTGAAAAAGCAGAAGAGTTGGAAGCCGTTTTTAAGGGCTTTAAAATGGGGCATGTCTACACCCGCTCCTCAAACCCTACCATTGAAGCCTTAGAAACACAAATCAAAGCTATCAGTGGTGCATTGGGTGTTATTGCAACAGCAACAGGGATGGCGGCAATTTCAAACGCCTTGTTTGCGCTTTTGAAAAATGGCGATAATATCATCACCACGAAGTATCTTTTTGGCAACACGCTCTCTTTATTCCAGACACTTTTGAGTGATTTTGGTGTGGAAGTGCGCTTTGTAGATGTGAACAATCTCGAGGAAATCCGCTCCAACATCGATGAAAAAACTCGCCTTCTTTTTTGCGAGAGTGTAAGTAACCCTCAACTCATTGTGCCTGATTTTGAAGCCATCAAAGCGGTGTTGAGTGAACACCATGTGCCTCTTGTTGTCGATACCACGATGACACCGTGGAACATTTTTGATGCGAAAAAACATGGCGTAGATGTGGAAATCATCTCTGCAACCAAATACTTAAGCGGTGGCGGTCATGTTTTGGGTGGTTTAATTGTCGATAATGGAACGTTTGAGTGGCAAAACCATGCAAACCTAGCGCCATATTGTAAAAAATTTGGTCCCAATGCACTTATGGCACGCTTGCGTAAAGAGACCTTTCGCAATTTAGGTGCAACGCTCACTGCTCAAAGTGCAGCCCTTCTCTCTTTGGGACTAGAGACACTGGATTTACGAGTGAAGCGAAGTTGCGAAAATGCCCTTGTGGTTGCCAAACATTTGCAAACCAAAAGCGAGGTTTGCCGTGTTGATTATCCTCTCTTAGAAGCTTCACGCTCCTACGAAAATGCCACGAAACAGTTTAGCGGAGGTGGGGCGATTGTCACGTTTAGTTTAGCCAATAAAAAAAGTGCTTATGCCTTTTTAAACAAACTCAAACTGATTCGCAGAGGAACCAACATTCAAGATAACAAATCTTTGGCGATTGCGCCGTACCATACGATTTATGCGGAGTATCCTGAAGAGCAACGCCTTGCGTACGAACTCAATGAGGGGATGATACGTCTCTCCGTGGGTATTGAAGATGTGGAAGATTTGATTGAAGATATGGATCAAGCGCTCTTTAAAGAAGAGCAAGCTGTGGCAAGTGATGAAGCAGCTTCCGAGAAACCGTATCTGCTTGATTTTTAATAATAGACAATGAAACAAAACATGCGGTAAATAAGGAGATTCTGGAGTGGAAGATTTAAAAAACAAAGTCATACTTGTTTCTATACGCACTATTTTAGAGGATGGGACAGAAGCAAAAGAAGTCTATTTTGGGAAAATCATATCTTACAATTTAAATACTGTTTGTGTTACAAAACAAAATAACAATGAAGAAATTACCTTACCTTATTTTGAAGATTTATTTGAACATGCAGAAGAAGGGTTTTACGAATTAGAAGATGGTTCAACTTGTGAAAATCCAGACTATATTGCAAGATTTGTTAAATATGTGAATGAAGCTACTTTTGAAAAATTTCAAGATTGCAATCAACCAACACGTGATTAAAAATAAATGGTGTCCTATTTTTGGGCCAACACGAAACGTAAAGACTTTTACTCTTTAGACGTCGAAAATGTAAATAAAAGAGATATAACTATGAAAATTGCACTACTGATGAGCGGAGGAATTGATTCAAGCTACTCCGCTTATTTACTCAAAGAAGAAGGTCATGAAGTGGTGGGGATTTACCTCAAACTGCATGACGATGAGAAAAAACACAGCGTTAACATTGCCAACATTGAAAAAGTAAGCCAGCATTTGGGCATTGAAACCCACATCATTGACGCAAAAGCCCTTTTTAAAGAGCATGTCTATGACTACTTTGTGCGCTCTTATGAGCAAGGACTTACGCCAAATCCCTGTGCGTTTTGTAACCCTAAGATGAAGTTTGGCTTTGCCTTTCAAAAAGCCTTAGAATTTGGCTGTGAAAAAATTGCCACAGGGCATTACGCCAGAGTGAAAAATGGGCATATTCAAGAAGCCTATGACATGAGCAAAGACCAGAGTTACTTTCTTTTTGGTCTTAAAAAAGAGGTGATTGAAAAAATCATTTTCCCACTAGGCGAGATGAAAAAAGAGGACATTAAACCCATTGCCCTAGAAAAACTGCCGTGGCTTGGAAGTTTAGAAACCTATAAAGAGTCGCAAGAAATTTGTTTTGTCACCGATACGTACATTGATATTCTAAAAAAACACCTCGATGTTGACCAAAAAGGGGTGGTGAAAGATACAAGCGGAAAAGTGATTGGAGAGCATAAAGGCTACATGCACTACACCATTGGAAAGCGAAAAGGCTTAACCATCAACGGTGCGCATGACCCTCATTTTGTGGTAGGCATTGATGCGAAGAGCAACACGGTTATTGCAGGTACTAAAGAGGAGTTACTCCAAAAAC harbors:
- a CDS encoding aminotransferase class V-fold PLP-dependent enzyme translates to MGFTTKALHSKPIQNDVHGAMRFPIYQSSAFEFEKAEELEAVFKGFKMGHVYTRSSNPTIEALETQIKAISGALGVIATATGMAAISNALFALLKNGDNIITTKYLFGNTLSLFQTLLSDFGVEVRFVDVNNLEEIRSNIDEKTRLLFCESVSNPQLIVPDFEAIKAVLSEHHVPLVVDTTMTPWNIFDAKKHGVDVEIISATKYLSGGGHVLGGLIVDNGTFEWQNHANLAPYCKKFGPNALMARLRKETFRNLGATLTAQSAALLSLGLETLDLRVKRSCENALVVAKHLQTKSEVCRVDYPLLEASRSYENATKQFSGGGAIVTFSLANKKSAYAFLNKLKLIRRGTNIQDNKSLAIAPYHTIYAEYPEEQRLAYELNEGMIRLSVGIEDVEDLIEDMDQALFKEEQAVASDEAASEKPYLLDF
- a CDS encoding HesA/MoeB/ThiF family protein, with the protein product MREFSDEELERYSRHIILQDVGIEGQEKIANSKVLVIGAGGLGSPVALYLAAAGVGEIGIVDGDVVDLSNLQRQVIHTTADVNVPKVLSAKAKMEAINPNVKVTVYQKFLDASNILDIVKGYDFVIDGTDNFSSKFLINDACVLANVPYSHGGILRFGGQTMTIKPNESACYACVFDSPPPANAIPTCSSAGILGAVAGMLGTIQAAEALKYIVGVGEPLYNRLLSFDAKTMNFRNVNFKKNPKCRVCGEHGIKEIKDYEAVVCEAKL
- the cobA gene encoding uroporphyrinogen-III C-methyltransferase; this encodes MRTLGIALKPKKTLLIGAGKVAAQKSKVLDSLDFPHDIIAQEVLDDYFASKTFTCKAFEDADAIGYEVIIDATGNEAVTSRLVALKPLHHFWLNVVDVPELCDFYFSALTQRDDIQVAISSGGSSPSLAQVIRDKVERILPRNLGSLIERLKRERQQPERDLARLRGIAKEGVGKVFLIGCGTGYVGNLTLDALNAFELLDVALVDALVSEEIRALIPLTCNVVDVSKKKGFHSKTQEEINALLVGYAKEGLVVGRLKGGEPLLFGRLGEEKQTLKEHGIEFEVINGVSSAFRSCTVSGIVPTIRDISKGVSIVSAHLRESLFNDEWITLIRQPLHTVIVLMAHSFAKKIQDAIAKEGIDANTPAAFVSKIDLPNQVTIVGTVANLDKMAALCSTPAVLIIGECVARENIIASANSGKIIYM
- a CDS encoding Mov34/MPN/PAD-1 family protein translates to MIKIPQSAYNEMVLHALKDNPIEACGYLAGINGEVKYAIPMRNTDESNEHFSFDPQEQFDAFKKTQKEGLRLIGVYHSHPETPARPSEEDIRLAFDPNVSYVIISLAGIEPDVKSFLIKNKTVEIEEIEIILEV
- a CDS encoding sulfurtransferase TusA family protein, which translates into the protein MSRYEIPQMVYDDLATFKKNHADFLAGTLDELTFKTMRVPFGVYEQRAANTFMVRIKLAGGILTPKQLLTLADLAQKYAHEAIHITTRGGAQLHYVKIEDIISIIETLHSIDLSGRGGGGNTVRNVMADPLAGTAQDEVFDVSPYALAMTSKMLEQKDSFALPRKFKITFSGSEADRGYATIHDVGFIAKIHGGIKGFKLFTAGGMGAKSRLGTLLREFVPDTEVFLYSQAIKQVFDKYGNRKNKHAARLRFLFEDLGLEEFNTLLEVELNDLRAKGDWEMPITEIERTVGDTTHEPFSVPTNIQKWWNRYVYAQKQAGLYGCKVPVHLGDIHFENARNLANALLPFGEDVLRFTGDQNLYIRNLTAPQMASLHDILQKFSVEVSKPTLFGDMVACTGAATCQLGIARPRGAVDAIQKRLNKLIDERDYDALQGFKIHLSGCPNSCGKHLIGDLGFFGKVQRNEGYSYPAYNVVAGSRTHGDGSVYAQKAGDVAAFHVPAFVEEVLDTWLLHVKAYESFADWIDDGGLAIITEISKKYVDIPSFKEDKNPYFDYDAVELFSLKGRGTGECSAGMYDLIEADKKALKEALEKEEKDYELIRLLAARMLLVTRGEDARDKAGVLKAFKTHFIDTTLLNAYFGTMLEGDADEKSIELAEEVMKLYESMDHTLKFAKEKELAASAQAQPEKSAHFKDLSGVACPMNFVKTKMELSKMKSGEILEILLDDGAPIDNVPKSVSSEGHTVEATTKEGKGWRVRIVKK